A window of Neorhizobium galegae bv. orientalis str. HAMBI 540 genomic DNA:
ATCGAAGCAAACGAGAGCGCCAAGGACTGGCAGCTGGGCTTCGAAAATCCCAGGAAAGGGGAACCATCATGAACGTCGCACGCACTCTCAACAATTGGCGCAAGTATCGTCAGACGGTTGCCGAACTGGGCCGTATGACACCGCGCGAACTCAACGATCTCGGCATCGCCCAGGGCGATATCCGCCGGGTTGCGCGTCAGGCCGTCGGCTTCTGATCGCCATCTGACATCTATTTATGTCGAACGCCCGCATCCGCGGGCGTTTTGCATTTGATGCATAGCTGCCATCTTAAATCCCGATCCGTCCGAGTGCCGGCACCTTGATGCCGGGATTGGCGAAATCGAGGCCTGCGACCAGGCCCAGGAAATGCACCTCGAAACCGCTGCGCAGACCGGCCGATAGGCCGATGAGGCCGCGCACGGTCACGTGCACGTCGCGCCAGTCGTCGTCCACGTGGATGAATTCGCCGGCCGGCAGATAGTCGCGCCCGATTGCGTGCGGCGGCAGCACGGCGTCGAGTTCCGGCACGGTCCGCAGCACATAGGCGACGAAAGTGTTGGAGTTCGGTCCCGGCCAGATCGTGTAGCCGCCCGGCTCCGCATAAGGGTAGGCGGCGATCGCGCCCTCGATCTTGGGGATCAGCAGCTCCGCCTTCGAGCCGGTCACCGAGGTGACGAGCTGCGGTGTGTTGGAATACCAGTAGGCGTCAGGCGAATAGCCATTACGGCGGATCGGCGAACCCCAGCCCACCTTGTCGTAACGCGTATAGGTTTTCGCGCCCTTTTCCTTGAAGACGATCCAGGCATGGCTCGCCACGGCACCCTTCAGGCCCCCCGTCATGGCGGAGAAGACGTAGATCGCCGCATCATTGCTCTCTTCGGGCTTTGGCAGGATGCCCGCCGACGACCAGCGCGCATCGCTCCAGCGCGACGGTCGCTCCTTCATCGCCCAAAACCCTGCCGACGCGAAGGTCGGAACCAGGTAGACGATGAAGATGACCAGAAACAACCGCTTAACCGATTTCATACGGCCCCCCATGAAAATCCCGCCGGACTCGTTTAAGAGCCTGTGATATCGCCAGACGATAGGCACATTGAAACCGGCAATTTCAGGACAGACCATGCAAAACCCCGTTACCGTCGAAGTCACTAGAGGCAACCTGGTCGAAAGCCGCCATCGCGGACTCGGCGCGGTCGTCGATGGTGACGGCAAGGTGCTGTTCTCGTTCGGCGAGGCGGAAGCGCATGTTTTCCCTCGTTCCGCCAGCAAGGCCATGCAGGCGCTGCCGCTCATCGAAAGCGGTGCGGCGGATGCCTATGGCTTCGGCAACAAGGAACTCGCCTTTGCCTGTGCCTCCCACTCCGGCGAGGACGCGCATGTGGCAATGGCTGCCTCGATGCTCGGCAAGGCCGGCCGCGACGACAGTGCGCTCGAATGCGGCGCCCATTGGTCTTCGGAACAGGCGGTGCTGATCCATCAGGCCCGCACCATCGAGGCGCCGACGGCACTTCACAACAATTGCTCCGGCAAACATTCGGGTTTCGTCTGCACCTGCGTGCACGCGGGCATGGATGTGAAGGGTTACGTCGATTACGACCATCCGCTGCAGGCCGAAATCCGCGGCACGATGGAAACCCTGACCGGCGCAATCATCGGCCACCAGAATTGCGGCACCGACGGCTGCTCGATACCGACGTATGCCGTGCCGTTGAAAGGCCTCGCCCACGGTTTTGCAAAAATGGCGACCGGCAACACCCTGTCCGCCGAACGTGCCAAAGCTTCCCGCCGGCTGATGGATGCCTGCATGGCCGAGCCCTTTTACGTCGCCGGCACCAACCGCGCCTGCACCAAACTGATGGAAGTCGCGCCCGGCAAGATCTTTGCCAAGACCGGCGCCGAAGGCGTCTTCGTCGCCGCGCTGCCCGATCAGGGCATTGCCATGGCGGTGAAATGCGAGGACGGCACCACCCGCGCCGCGGAAGCGATGATCTTCGCCTTGATCGCCCGCTATTTCGAAAAGGGCGGCGAGGTGCATACAAAGCTGATGGCGATGGCCAACAAGCCGATGAAGAACTGGAACGGCATCCATGTGGGTGACGTGAGGGTGACCGACGCGCTGTTTGCGTGAGGTCGACGCCGGCAGGGTGGGCGTGGCAGCGCCCTCCCTCATCAAGCGGAGGGACGGTCTTCTCGCCACCTTTTAGATATTCTCTCTTGCACATAATCTGCCCACGTTTATAAATCCAGGGCATGAATCTTCAAGATATCGAGGCCTT
This region includes:
- a CDS encoding DUF1127 domain-containing protein is translated as MNVARTLNNWRKYRQTVAELGRMTPRELNDLGIAQGDIRRVARQAVGF
- a CDS encoding DUF3750 domain-containing protein, with translation MKSVKRLFLVIFIVYLVPTFASAGFWAMKERPSRWSDARWSSAGILPKPEESNDAAIYVFSAMTGGLKGAVASHAWIVFKEKGAKTYTRYDKVGWGSPIRRNGYSPDAYWYSNTPQLVTSVTGSKAELLIPKIEGAIAAYPYAEPGGYTIWPGPNSNTFVAYVLRTVPELDAVLPPHAIGRDYLPAGEFIHVDDDWRDVHVTVRGLIGLSAGLRSGFEVHFLGLVAGLDFANPGIKVPALGRIGI
- a CDS encoding asparaginase encodes the protein MQNPVTVEVTRGNLVESRHRGLGAVVDGDGKVLFSFGEAEAHVFPRSASKAMQALPLIESGAADAYGFGNKELAFACASHSGEDAHVAMAASMLGKAGRDDSALECGAHWSSEQAVLIHQARTIEAPTALHNNCSGKHSGFVCTCVHAGMDVKGYVDYDHPLQAEIRGTMETLTGAIIGHQNCGTDGCSIPTYAVPLKGLAHGFAKMATGNTLSAERAKASRRLMDACMAEPFYVAGTNRACTKLMEVAPGKIFAKTGAEGVFVAALPDQGIAMAVKCEDGTTRAAEAMIFALIARYFEKGGEVHTKLMAMANKPMKNWNGIHVGDVRVTDALFA